Proteins from one Pirellulales bacterium genomic window:
- a CDS encoding transposase: MEVTSSFQTLLSEFQCVFTAPSFLIFLDLVSGWVLSHRHRYVTDLIWSSGSTQKGHHSRYHRFFSHAAWKLDGLCCVLAQLLVRIFAPTGLIVLAVDDTLCRKRGLTVYGAGMHHNPLISSRAKPLTSWGHDWVVLTLIVRCPFWAPTKVWSLPIAFRLYRNRQGLTKGRKKNTEGCKKKARKPDPNHRTRPELAVELICLVASWFPDRKLLVTGDSAYGGQSVLKKLPENVDLISHVHPKGALYEPAPQAVPGKKGGRPRKKGQRLPGMAAWAEDQSQPWTELTFDQFGLHATLLVKTIQALYYKAGGQRLLTIVLVRDTVGKRPDQMFYCTCLDWDARTILSHYSCRWSIEVTFEHSKQLLGLEDPANRLPKAVERTAPMALVLYSLIVAWFHREGHKHVKFPDRPWYTKKAEPSFGDALTTLRRLSCQDGFRGYLPRTGYLKTQVARLIEFVSLAG; the protein is encoded by the coding sequence ATGGAAGTTACTTCATCTTTTCAGACGTTGCTATCCGAATTCCAATGCGTGTTCACCGCGCCAAGCTTCCTGATTTTTCTCGATCTGGTGAGCGGCTGGGTGCTCTCGCATCGCCATCGGTATGTGACGGACTTGATTTGGTCCAGCGGCTCGACCCAGAAGGGGCACCACAGCCGATACCACCGCTTCTTCAGTCATGCAGCCTGGAAACTCGACGGCTTGTGCTGTGTGCTCGCGCAACTGCTCGTCCGCATTTTCGCGCCGACCGGCCTGATTGTGCTGGCGGTGGACGATACGCTCTGCCGCAAACGAGGATTGACCGTTTACGGGGCGGGCATGCATCACAACCCCTTGATTTCCAGCCGGGCCAAGCCGCTCACCAGTTGGGGACACGATTGGGTCGTGCTGACGCTCATCGTTCGCTGCCCGTTCTGGGCGCCAACCAAGGTCTGGAGCTTGCCGATCGCTTTCCGCCTCTACCGAAATCGCCAGGGTCTGACCAAGGGTCGCAAGAAGAACACCGAGGGCTGCAAGAAGAAGGCTCGCAAGCCGGACCCCAATCATCGCACGCGTCCGGAACTGGCCGTCGAGCTGATTTGCCTTGTAGCAAGCTGGTTTCCCGACCGGAAGCTGCTGGTCACGGGCGACAGCGCCTATGGCGGGCAGAGCGTCTTGAAGAAGCTGCCGGAGAATGTCGATCTCATCAGTCACGTGCATCCCAAGGGCGCGCTGTACGAACCGGCTCCGCAAGCGGTGCCCGGAAAAAAAGGTGGCCGTCCACGCAAGAAGGGCCAGCGCCTTCCCGGCATGGCAGCCTGGGCCGAGGACCAGAGCCAACCTTGGACCGAGTTGACCTTCGATCAGTTTGGCTTGCACGCCACCCTGTTGGTCAAGACGATTCAAGCGTTGTATTACAAAGCAGGCGGGCAGCGGCTGCTGACCATCGTGCTCGTCCGCGACACCGTTGGCAAACGCCCGGACCAAATGTTTTACTGCACCTGCCTGGACTGGGACGCGCGCACGATTCTCTCCCACTACTCGTGCCGCTGGTCGATCGAGGTCACCTTCGAACACAGCAAGCAGTTGTTGGGTCTGGAGGACCCGGCCAATCGCTTGCCGAAGGCCGTGGAGCGCACCGCACCGATGGCGCTGGTCTTGTACAGCCTGATCGTGGCTTGGTTTCACCGCGAGGGTCACAAGCACGTGAAGTTTCCCGACCGTCCCTGGTACACCAAGAAGGCCGAACCGTCGTTTGGCGACGCGCTGACGACGCTGCGCCGCTTGAGTTGCCAGGATGGGTTTCGTGGATACCTCCCTCGCACCGGATACTTGAAAACTCAGGTTGCCCGGCTTATCGAATTTGTCAGCCTTGCAGGCTGA
- a CDS encoding DUF4214 domain-containing protein, with translation MLSVLQTETNAQGTVYSLTDASSGGWLEMKAAGSNVTQVIDTNVATFGLDASGAAVALEDTGNLVLFPANSPSREVMLSGVRSFVIDISGVVTALAAPGATFDSVYWFKPGSTEPNPYSGVFTDLRVERGAAVAARNDYALVEFPDSSSPPPAVMATDVRSFVVDQSGSMVALSGSELLRWSPGSDMPSVINGSYTALALDGKGDSVALDNSNALWLLPPGSDKAQPMAPGVSVITFLVDSSGSVIAFEPIPNTTSGPLVRFAAGSTTPQPLYEPDGSDTLQAQQFLLDGSGSLVALDASHDLVRFAPGATTAQLMASNITGFVVDGAGFVVAQTANSASSSSRTGSIARIGIPGTTIQQLSPGSLYVPTGSGNLIQFAPGSDSSQNIESDVKTFAVDGGGGVVTLNTGDVLTRFAPGATTSMQLDTNAVLSFMLDTTGQVVALEANGDLVLFDPTSAARFDQRQVMIAATQWSDGSWNAVSSFHIDPHGVIIAVIAHLSSPFLLEHPTLEGSTPYVIAWCFAATNAELHYFTFNFEHLSGPGNPVNLPLLTAVSQVYLLADGSMAVTIKDTWDTNFPSWLVVPQTGLFEMFLVPQSSAGTVLVDEDIQAFMPPGNPQTGYFLTGVSVTTGPTQPGNPWDYSEPTAASEFGTSYTYTEPSVQQPQPSPFLGFLEVGLFFVGGLVLGPIVGLVADPILGLVGDLVGDAADALGISAEAADVLAGVVDQAVANAVDQGLNIAVNGGSFNWTQFFGAGLSALDGADLVGSLVGSVDPVDDSIVANVLDGGLNKAVGGFLKGLADGGTLNSALGQAAQGALDGLTRGVGDALENSEIGSTFLQEASSFLSQVSDASADLPFVNSAVLGFFNAAVSGNWSNLSFASLADSGASLLEQIASDNLSNTPFASDAVSLLSKAVSGQITSSAFGNTFAQDALSFFDNSVADQLTGSDLAGNIASFVNQISQTGLGTFVSTGLGQGLGTFLQQAVSGGLTTSPLAEGVGALLQQVAGTTSLDTSEIANGVGDLLLQAGGADSSIESSPLAVGVGELLQQAKADGLDLVNSPLVAGVGKYLQQYPFSATDSGFSNGLGSFLQQAVQDGPAFMSSAFATSVGKFLQQGSAESALLSDPTIASEIGTFLQQAAKSGTLFSKSTLSADVGSFLTQAASDGQQFLNSGFMGDAASFLAVASADTNSLQATATMPTLLGTFLRLVSQDTSYPRSGVGTNAAAFLQQSEVIDTDFLEPNFVNGLESLLPSPIAVTISSEPSANTFVGAPFSTTVHVADALGHALGGIPVTLTLRVNSGNGALNGTLTETSDSNGDATFNNLSMNEGGVGYVLTASDATSNTATSSPFDISVQDWIYTTSSGSVGVSAADGLLAGGAASRHGNVAAGTVTGAQGGSFTFNADGSFTYTPAVSFLGFDSAPFNMTDPSGDKATQTVTVLSQHAGVVWKFYESVLNRTPDPAGLQYWTNYFNNGGKIGDMAFGFFESDELLDKVLGNYYEQYLLRPLDANGLTYWKGVWHATGGPEQIKAGFADSPEFFSSAGGTPQSWIAALYQRILNRTPDPNGESFWMNYYQQQTAAGVDAGTVRYNIALGFFDSPESFGQDVAGWFQEYLFRAPTAAEQAQYVSQMKAGATDRTIEQEITNLPEYANNPSAPAAGTGTPLADYYPTPAQTQAVVAAKDALFARL, from the coding sequence ATGCTGAGCGTTCTGCAGACGGAGACGAACGCACAAGGAACGGTCTACTCGCTGACCGACGCGTCAAGCGGCGGCTGGCTAGAAATGAAGGCCGCGGGCTCGAATGTGACACAGGTCATCGACACGAACGTGGCGACGTTCGGCCTCGACGCCTCCGGCGCAGCCGTAGCGCTGGAGGACACCGGAAACCTTGTTCTGTTTCCGGCCAACTCGCCATCTCGAGAGGTCATGCTCAGCGGTGTGAGGAGTTTTGTAATCGATATCTCTGGGGTCGTCACCGCGCTGGCAGCACCTGGCGCAACTTTTGATTCTGTCTACTGGTTCAAGCCGGGATCGACGGAGCCCAACCCCTACAGCGGCGTCTTCACCGACCTGAGGGTTGAGCGCGGAGCCGCGGTTGCGGCACGTAACGATTATGCTTTGGTTGAGTTTCCCGACAGTTCCAGCCCTCCGCCGGCAGTCATGGCTACTGATGTGAGAAGCTTCGTCGTTGATCAGAGCGGTTCAATGGTTGCGCTGTCAGGCAGCGAGTTGCTGCGTTGGAGTCCTGGCAGTGATATGCCGAGCGTGATCAACGGGTCATACACGGCGCTCGCCCTCGACGGCAAAGGTGATTCGGTGGCACTGGACAACAGCAACGCTTTGTGGCTATTGCCCCCTGGCTCTGATAAAGCTCAGCCGATGGCTCCCGGAGTCAGCGTCATTACGTTTCTTGTCGATTCCAGCGGATCGGTAATCGCCTTTGAGCCAATCCCGAATACCACGAGCGGACCGCTAGTCCGGTTCGCCGCTGGTTCAACCACACCGCAGCCGCTCTATGAACCGGACGGATCCGACACACTTCAAGCCCAACAGTTTCTGTTAGACGGGTCCGGATCTCTCGTCGCGCTTGATGCCAGTCACGATCTCGTGCGCTTTGCACCGGGCGCTACCACGGCGCAGCTAATGGCTAGCAACATCACCGGGTTTGTGGTCGACGGAGCCGGCTTTGTCGTCGCACAGACAGCGAACTCCGCGTCGAGCTCGTCTCGGACAGGAAGCATAGCTCGAATTGGAATACCGGGTACAACGATCCAACAGTTATCACCTGGCAGCTTATATGTGCCTACGGGAAGCGGGAACCTGATTCAGTTCGCGCCTGGGTCCGACTCGTCACAGAACATCGAGTCCGACGTCAAAACATTCGCAGTCGATGGCGGGGGTGGCGTTGTTACGCTGAACACAGGCGATGTCCTAACGCGATTTGCGCCAGGGGCGACAACCTCCATGCAACTGGATACCAACGCTGTACTCTCATTCATGCTCGACACAACCGGGCAGGTTGTCGCACTCGAGGCCAACGGCGACCTGGTGTTGTTCGACCCCACCTCCGCTGCACGGTTCGACCAGCGACAAGTGATGATCGCAGCCACGCAGTGGTCCGATGGGTCGTGGAATGCAGTTTCGTCTTTCCATATCGACCCACATGGGGTCATCATCGCCGTCATCGCTCATTTGTCCTCGCCCTTCCTGCTTGAGCATCCCACGCTCGAGGGCAGCACGCCCTATGTGATCGCGTGGTGCTTCGCGGCGACAAACGCAGAACTACATTACTTCACATTCAATTTCGAGCACCTCAGCGGCCCCGGCAACCCCGTCAACCTTCCTCTGCTCACTGCCGTTTCCCAGGTATATCTCCTGGCCGATGGATCAATGGCGGTGACAATTAAGGACACCTGGGACACGAACTTTCCTAGCTGGCTTGTGGTACCTCAAACGGGGCTCTTTGAGATGTTCCTCGTCCCGCAGAGCAGCGCGGGGACGGTTTTGGTGGACGAAGACATCCAAGCCTTTATGCCACCCGGCAACCCGCAGACAGGTTACTTCCTGACGGGCGTATCGGTGACAACCGGTCCAACCCAGCCTGGAAACCCGTGGGACTACAGCGAGCCGACGGCCGCGAGTGAGTTCGGCACGAGTTACACGTACACTGAACCGAGCGTACAACAGCCCCAGCCGAGCCCATTCTTAGGGTTCCTTGAGGTGGGCCTTTTTTTCGTCGGAGGTCTTGTGTTGGGGCCTATTGTCGGCCTTGTCGCGGACCCTATTCTCGGCCTTGTCGGGGACCTTGTTGGGGACGCGGCGGACGCCTTAGGCATCAGTGCCGAGGCTGCCGACGTTCTTGCCGGCGTGGTCGATCAGGCCGTCGCGAATGCCGTGGACCAGGGCCTCAACATTGCCGTGAACGGAGGCTCCTTCAACTGGACGCAATTCTTTGGCGCGGGGCTCTCGGCTCTGGACGGCGCTGACCTTGTCGGCAGCTTGGTTGGTTCTGTGGATCCGGTCGACGATTCGATCGTTGCCAACGTGCTGGATGGCGGTCTAAACAAAGCCGTCGGTGGGTTTCTGAAAGGTTTGGCCGACGGAGGAACGCTCAATAGCGCCCTCGGCCAAGCTGCCCAAGGGGCCCTTGACGGTCTTACGCGCGGCGTTGGCGATGCGCTGGAGAACTCAGAAATCGGCTCGACGTTCCTTCAGGAAGCCTCATCTTTTTTGAGCCAGGTGTCGGACGCTTCTGCAGACCTGCCATTTGTCAACTCCGCCGTGCTGGGATTCTTTAACGCCGCAGTCTCCGGCAACTGGAGCAATCTATCATTCGCCTCGCTCGCTGACTCGGGCGCCTCGTTGCTCGAACAAATCGCAAGCGACAACCTCAGCAATACGCCGTTTGCCAGCGATGCTGTATCGCTGCTGAGCAAGGCAGTTAGTGGACAGATTACGAGCAGTGCCTTTGGTAATACGTTTGCGCAAGACGCGCTATCATTTTTCGATAATTCGGTTGCCGATCAGCTCACTGGCTCAGACCTCGCCGGTAATATCGCCAGCTTTGTCAATCAAATAAGCCAGACCGGTCTCGGCACGTTCGTAAGCACAGGATTGGGCCAAGGTCTCGGAACGTTTTTACAACAGGCTGTATCCGGCGGTTTAACTACGTCGCCTCTGGCCGAGGGCGTCGGGGCGCTCTTGCAGCAGGTCGCAGGCACCACATCACTCGACACTTCTGAAATTGCTAATGGGGTTGGCGATTTGCTGCTGCAGGCCGGTGGCGCGGACAGTTCCATCGAGTCATCGCCGCTAGCGGTCGGGGTGGGAGAGCTCCTCCAACAAGCGAAAGCAGACGGGCTTGATCTTGTGAATTCTCCGCTCGTAGCCGGGGTCGGCAAATACCTTCAGCAATATCCGTTTAGCGCGACGGATTCGGGGTTTTCTAATGGCCTGGGCAGCTTTTTACAACAAGCGGTGCAAGACGGCCCTGCTTTCATGAGCTCCGCCTTTGCTACCTCGGTGGGGAAATTCTTGCAACAGGGCAGCGCGGAGTCGGCCCTGCTGAGCGATCCGACCATTGCCAGCGAAATTGGGACGTTTCTACAACAGGCCGCGAAATCTGGCACCTTGTTCAGCAAATCCACATTGAGCGCGGACGTCGGTTCTTTCCTCACGCAAGCGGCGAGCGACGGCCAACAGTTCCTCAATTCGGGCTTTATGGGAGATGCTGCTTCGTTTCTGGCTGTCGCGAGCGCCGATACGAATTCGCTGCAGGCGACTGCTACGATGCCGACGCTGCTTGGGACGTTCCTGCGCCTTGTAAGTCAGGATACTTCGTACCCGAGATCCGGCGTCGGCACGAATGCGGCCGCCTTCTTGCAGCAGTCCGAAGTAATCGACACTGATTTCCTGGAGCCCAACTTCGTCAACGGTCTCGAATCCCTGCTGCCTTCGCCGATCGCCGTAACTATCAGCTCCGAGCCCTCCGCGAATACATTCGTTGGTGCGCCGTTCAGCACGACGGTTCATGTTGCTGACGCGCTCGGCCACGCTCTGGGGGGCATTCCAGTCACCCTCACTCTGCGCGTTAACTCCGGCAACGGCGCACTTAATGGCACCCTCACCGAGACGAGCGACAGCAACGGCGACGCGACATTCAATAACTTGTCGATGAATGAAGGCGGCGTAGGCTACGTCCTTACTGCAAGCGATGCTACGTCGAATACTGCTACATCGAGCCCGTTCGACATATCGGTTCAAGACTGGATTTACACGACCAGTTCGGGATCAGTCGGCGTATCGGCTGCCGACGGGCTATTGGCCGGCGGTGCCGCCTCCCGTCACGGGAATGTGGCCGCGGGCACGGTGACGGGAGCGCAGGGCGGCTCGTTCACGTTCAACGCCGACGGCTCGTTCACCTATACGCCGGCCGTGAGTTTCCTCGGCTTCGACAGCGCGCCGTTCAACATGACCGACCCATCGGGCGACAAGGCGACTCAGACCGTCACCGTGCTGTCGCAGCACGCCGGCGTGGTCTGGAAGTTCTACGAGTCCGTGCTCAATCGCACGCCCGACCCGGCGGGTCTGCAATACTGGACCAATTACTTCAACAACGGCGGCAAGATCGGCGACATGGCGTTCGGCTTCTTCGAGAGCGACGAGCTGCTCGACAAGGTGCTGGGCAACTATTACGAGCAATACCTATTGCGGCCGCTCGACGCGAACGGGCTGACGTATTGGAAGGGAGTTTGGCACGCCACGGGCGGACCGGAGCAGATCAAGGCCGGTTTCGCCGACAGCCCGGAGTTTTTTAGCTCGGCGGGCGGCACGCCGCAGTCGTGGATCGCGGCCCTTTATCAGCGCATCCTCAACCGCACGCCCGACCCCAATGGCGAGTCGTTCTGGATGAACTACTACCAGCAGCAGACGGCGGCGGGCGTCGATGCCGGCACCGTACGCTACAACATCGCGCTGGGCTTTTTCGACAGCCCGGAGTCGTTCGGCCAGGACGTGGCCGGCTGGTTCCAAGAGTATCTGTTCCGCGCACCGACGGCCGCCGAGCAGGCGCAGTATGTGAGCCAAATGAAGGCCGGCGCGACCGACCGCACCATCGAGCAGGAGATCACGAACCTGCCGGAGTACGCCAACAATCCCTCGGCGCCGGCCGCCGGCACCGGAACGCCGCTGGCCGACTATTACCCGACGCCGGCGCAAACGCAGGCGGTGGTGGCGGCCAAGGACGCCTTGTTTGCGCGACTTTAG
- a CDS encoding ComEC/Rec2 family competence protein yields the protein MHGDDTVGDRRWPRYQPLVLVAAACAAGIVADRLVALRTDAWLALGFTTWCLWFLVRRRRTALPTALLALALAGLGGAWHHQHWFLSDRHEIGLYAAESPRPACVEAIAIGSPRQIAARPPNPLRAIQQQDRSRLTVQLVALRDGDRWLPASGMTQVWVDGTVSDVHRGDRLRIVGQLSAPAGPQNPGEFDFAGHSRADRQRSRLAADFVECVQVIERGSFWSPAGLLDRLRQRGHELLWRQIDARRAALASALLLGVRDELDEQTNVAFAKTGTIHLLSISGLHVGILSMFLFGILRLGLIGRRLALACVAITTIVYALVISAEPPAVRATIVVLLVCLATLLRQRPLSFNLLAAGALVVLVMNPCDLFRIGPQLSFLAVAALIGAGGRFAPRPIADPLDRLIAQTRPWHVKRARRWASRLLQGFAISFCVWATGVPLVLSQFHLISPATLALTPLLAVPVATALISGFLLLTVGWLVWPLAAMCGAVCDWSLWAIDACIDYAASLPWSHAWAPGPAFWWLAGFYAALAACVVAPRWCPPPRWCLAGFAGWTALGFGLPLAAGRASPRLECTFLSVGHGCAVLLELPGGENVLYDAGRLGSPEAGARSIAGYLWHRGITRLDAIVLSHADVDHYNAVPELLTKFRVGVIYVTPAMLRDESPAIETLLAAVRQSGVPLRETWSGDRLRVASDCLLEVWHPTRRGVLGSDNANSLVLDVEYQDRRILLTGDLESPGIDDLLAESPCHCDVVLTPHHGSARSNPPGFAAWSTPEVAVVSGSANDRRPEVDRAYRQRGACVLNTADCGAIHLAVTRERIEASTWKPVVYGPTSESAERPAEAIALYRP from the coding sequence ATGCATGGTGACGACACGGTTGGTGATCGCCGCTGGCCCCGTTATCAGCCGTTGGTGCTGGTGGCGGCGGCATGCGCGGCGGGCATCGTCGCCGATCGCCTCGTTGCGTTGCGGACCGACGCCTGGCTTGCCCTAGGATTCACAACTTGGTGCCTCTGGTTTTTGGTTCGACGACGACGCACTGCATTGCCGACCGCGCTATTGGCGTTGGCGCTGGCGGGCCTCGGCGGCGCCTGGCATCACCAACATTGGTTCCTGTCGGACAGGCACGAGATCGGCCTCTATGCCGCCGAGTCGCCGCGGCCGGCTTGCGTTGAGGCGATCGCGATTGGCAGTCCGCGGCAGATCGCGGCCCGGCCGCCCAATCCACTGCGCGCCATTCAGCAGCAAGACCGCAGTCGCCTGACCGTTCAGCTTGTGGCGTTGCGCGACGGCGACCGCTGGCTGCCGGCATCGGGCATGACGCAGGTGTGGGTCGACGGCACGGTCAGCGATGTCCATCGCGGCGACCGCCTGAGAATTGTCGGGCAGCTTTCCGCACCGGCCGGTCCGCAAAACCCCGGCGAATTCGATTTCGCCGGCCATAGCCGGGCCGATCGCCAACGCAGCCGGCTGGCCGCCGATTTCGTCGAGTGCGTCCAGGTTATCGAGCGGGGCAGCTTTTGGTCGCCCGCCGGCCTGCTTGACCGCCTGCGGCAGCGCGGCCACGAGTTGTTGTGGCGACAGATCGATGCCCGCCGGGCCGCGCTGGCGTCTGCCCTGCTGCTCGGCGTGCGCGACGAACTCGACGAACAGACGAACGTGGCTTTTGCCAAGACCGGCACGATCCATCTGTTGTCGATCTCCGGGCTGCACGTCGGCATCTTGTCGATGTTCTTGTTCGGCATCTTGCGGCTGGGATTGATCGGACGTCGCTTGGCGCTGGCGTGCGTCGCCATCACGACGATTGTCTACGCATTGGTGATTTCGGCGGAGCCGCCGGCAGTCCGAGCGACCATCGTGGTGCTGCTGGTCTGCCTGGCGACGTTGCTCCGTCAACGACCGCTCTCCTTTAATCTGCTGGCAGCAGGGGCGTTGGTCGTGTTGGTGATGAACCCCTGCGATCTGTTCCGCATCGGTCCGCAACTCTCGTTTTTGGCGGTGGCGGCGCTGATCGGGGCGGGCGGCCGCTTTGCACCGCGACCGATCGCCGATCCGCTCGATCGCCTGATCGCACAAACGCGGCCGTGGCACGTCAAGCGGGCGCGCCGTTGGGCCAGCCGCCTGCTGCAAGGCTTCGCGATCAGCTTTTGCGTGTGGGCCACGGGCGTGCCCTTGGTGCTGTCGCAGTTTCACTTGATTTCGCCAGCCACGTTGGCGCTGACGCCGCTGTTGGCCGTGCCCGTCGCCACGGCCCTGATCTCGGGCTTTTTGTTGTTGACCGTAGGGTGGCTCGTTTGGCCGTTGGCGGCGATGTGCGGGGCGGTCTGCGATTGGTCTCTGTGGGCCATCGACGCGTGCATCGACTACGCAGCCTCGCTTCCCTGGAGCCACGCCTGGGCGCCGGGGCCGGCATTCTGGTGGCTGGCCGGCTTCTACGCGGCGCTGGCGGCGTGCGTGGTTGCGCCACGTTGGTGTCCGCCGCCGCGTTGGTGCCTGGCGGGCTTCGCCGGTTGGACCGCTCTGGGCTTCGGCTTGCCCCTGGCAGCCGGTCGTGCCTCGCCGCGGCTGGAATGCACGTTCTTGTCGGTGGGCCACGGGTGCGCGGTGCTGTTGGAGTTGCCCGGCGGCGAGAATGTGCTCTACGACGCCGGCCGGCTCGGCTCGCCGGAAGCCGGGGCGCGGTCCATCGCGGGCTATCTCTGGCACCGCGGCATTACGCGTCTCGACGCGATCGTGCTCTCGCATGCCGACGTCGATCACTACAACGCGGTGCCCGAGTTGCTGACGAAGTTCCGCGTGGGAGTGATCTATGTGACTCCGGCGATGTTGCGCGACGAAAGCCCCGCGATCGAGACCTTGCTGGCGGCGGTGCGGCAGTCCGGCGTGCCGCTGCGCGAAACGTGGTCGGGCGACCGGCTGCGCGTCGCCAGCGATTGCTTGCTCGAAGTCTGGCATCCGACGCGCCGCGGCGTGTTGGGCAGCGACAACGCCAACAGCCTGGTGCTCGATGTCGAATATCAGGACCGGCGGATTCTGCTGACCGGTGACTTGGAATCGCCGGGCATCGACGACCTCTTGGCCGAATCGCCCTGCCACTGCGACGTGGTTCTCACGCCGCACCACGGCAGTGCCCGCAGCAATCCGCCCGGCTTTGCCGCCTGGAGCACGCCCGAAGTGGCCGTCGTCAGCGGCAGTGCCAACGACCGCCGGCCCGAGGTCGACCGGGCCTATCGCCAGCGCGGCGCGTGCGTTTTGAACACGGCCGATTGCGGGGCGATTCATCTGGCCGTGACGCGCGAGCGGATCGAGGCATCGACCTGGAAACCGGTGGTGTATGGCCCGACGTCTGAAAGTGCGGAGCGACCGGCAGAAGCAATCGCACTGTACCGGCCATGA
- a CDS encoding DUF4276 family protein produces the protein MRIAILVEGKTETAFKPHLLRFLHGRLSGKMPKLDMVPYDGRIPTGERLKRDVERLLRDKRRAADAVIALSDVYTGSRPPDFEAADDAKAKMRAWVGNEDRFHPHVALHDFEAWLLPFWAKIQKLAGSNKAAPGPDPEKVNHIKPPAHILAEVYRTGQKGKSYVKARDAGRILAGENLLVSANACRELKAFLNTILKLCDEDQTIP, from the coding sequence GTGAGGATCGCCATTCTCGTCGAAGGAAAAACGGAGACAGCGTTCAAACCGCACCTGCTACGATTTCTACACGGACGATTATCGGGCAAGATGCCCAAGCTCGACATGGTGCCTTACGACGGCCGCATTCCAACCGGAGAGAGGCTAAAACGCGACGTCGAGCGGTTGTTGCGCGACAAGCGACGCGCAGCGGATGCCGTGATTGCACTGTCCGACGTTTACACGGGGTCCCGTCCACCCGATTTCGAAGCGGCCGATGACGCCAAGGCTAAGATGCGTGCCTGGGTGGGCAACGAGGACCGGTTCCATCCCCACGTGGCCCTACACGATTTCGAGGCATGGTTGCTCCCGTTCTGGGCAAAGATCCAGAAGCTAGCCGGCAGCAATAAAGCCGCACCAGGGCCGGATCCGGAAAAGGTCAACCACATTAAACCTCCGGCCCATATCTTGGCCGAGGTCTATCGAACAGGTCAGAAGGGCAAGAGCTACGTCAAGGCGCGCGATGCTGGTCGTATTCTCGCCGGGGAAAATCTCCTTGTATCCGCGAACGCTTGCCGTGAGTTGAAAGCCTTTCTGAACACTATTTTGAAGCTCTGCGACGAGGATCAGACGATCCCGTAG
- a CDS encoding AAA family ATPase, with protein MTTFDKIHIQGFRRLHDVDLKLRPLMVLIGANGCGKTSLLDVFSLLAASASGDLNQTMSDLGGIESNLSNLASANGGKSRSMAFDLAMGNKHPEPIRYRVALAARGVGYEIADETLTQPQMQEAREIKRIDAHHGDVHYCSPDGSRIAPNWDYDAAETALSQVPKVYKQPEDFRKRLASSTHYHVLDVSRRAPIRLPQQMRDARLPGHDGADLVSCLYTLRETDPDRYDTVEDTLRAGFPGFERLNFPLVAAGTVAMTWKDATSKQPFYMHQLSEGTLRFLWLVSLLQSPGLSAVTLIDEPEVSLHPELLSLLADLFRESSQRTQLIVATHADRLVRSLQPSEVATIDVNDSGAAEMTWADELDLDQWLDDYTLDEVWRLGRMGGRS; from the coding sequence ATGACGACCTTTGACAAGATCCACATCCAAGGGTTCCGACGTCTGCACGACGTCGATCTCAAGCTAAGGCCGCTGATGGTGCTGATTGGGGCCAATGGATGCGGGAAGACGTCGCTGCTCGATGTCTTCTCGCTGCTGGCGGCATCGGCGTCTGGAGACTTGAATCAAACGATGAGTGACTTGGGCGGAATCGAGAGCAATTTGAGCAACTTGGCGTCGGCCAACGGCGGAAAATCGCGATCCATGGCGTTCGATCTCGCAATGGGAAATAAGCATCCCGAACCGATTCGATATCGCGTCGCGCTGGCCGCCCGCGGAGTCGGCTATGAGATCGCCGATGAAACGCTGACGCAGCCGCAGATGCAGGAGGCCCGCGAGATCAAACGAATCGACGCACATCATGGAGACGTACATTACTGCTCGCCGGACGGCAGCCGCATTGCACCGAACTGGGACTATGACGCCGCGGAAACGGCGTTGTCGCAGGTCCCGAAGGTGTATAAACAACCGGAGGATTTTCGCAAGCGTTTGGCGTCGTCCACCCACTACCACGTGCTCGATGTGAGCCGGCGTGCGCCAATCCGTCTGCCACAGCAGATGCGCGACGCCAGATTGCCAGGCCATGACGGCGCGGACCTGGTCTCCTGCCTCTACACGCTCAGGGAAACCGATCCCGACCGCTACGACACAGTTGAGGATACATTGCGAGCGGGGTTTCCCGGCTTCGAGCGCCTGAATTTTCCGCTGGTCGCCGCCGGTACCGTGGCCATGACGTGGAAAGACGCAACGAGCAAGCAGCCTTTCTATATGCACCAGCTTTCGGAAGGGACGCTCCGTTTTCTGTGGCTGGTGTCGCTTCTGCAGAGTCCGGGATTGAGCGCAGTCACGCTCATCGATGAACCGGAGGTGAGTCTCCACCCGGAACTCCTGTCACTGCTCGCGGACCTGTTTCGAGAGTCGTCGCAACGGACTCAACTCATTGTCGCCACGCATGCCGACAGGCTGGTGCGCAGCCTGCAACCATCCGAAGTTGCAACGATTGACGTGAACGACTCGGGAGCGGCCGAGATGACGTGGGCCGACGAGCTCGACCTCGATCAATGGCTCGATGATTACACCTTAGATGAGGTCTGGCGGTTGGGGCGCATGGGGGGCCGGTCGTGA